The following proteins come from a genomic window of Bactrocera dorsalis isolate Fly_Bdor chromosome 6, ASM2337382v1, whole genome shotgun sequence:
- the LOC125779717 gene encoding uncharacterized protein LOC125779717 has product MNVESRISTIKKYGYCYNCLAISHSYKNCVSKFSCRKCHKKHNTLIHRESSFRPESTPEIPNVTSSNHENASSTALPTQSTNTNRQAYTTTIQSTISSTQDPPNPSRKQILLGTAMVQIEHNGQRYSARALIDSGSEATFISRRLQRSLDIPTHSVSAQVTGLNNAVSATPTNICEITLCSPLNTNYKLSAQAFILNSLTDNLPSYPIDPKQCLKNLGFTLADTQFHKPRPVDILIGSDIYPSILLNGVKRNILGSLLAQETEFGWILSGPITQPSQNSAIVSFHNKVNPESLLTRFWEVEEIPKESVVSKSDQICEEIFQKTTRRNPDGRYIVTLPFKEPDNIDIGQSRHIALAQFLRNERALLKKPEVKAEYDKAIMEYLELGQMKKVEYDPSGKATQYYLPHHAVIKPDRITTKLRVSNSRYRLPIQVLRKCLTKEARN; this is encoded by the coding sequence ATGAATGTGGAGTCACGTATCtccacaatcaaaaaatatggttattgCTATAACTGCTTGGCCATATCACACAGCTACAAGAACTGTGTGAGTAAATTCTCGTGTCGTAAGtgtcacaaaaaacacaatactCTGATACACAGAGAATCCAGCTTTCGACCTGAATCCACTCCGGAAATACCAAACGTCACTAGTTCGAACCATGAAAACGCTTCAAGTACCGCACTACCCACCCaaagcacaaatacaaatcggcAAGCCTACACTACAACTATACAGTCCACTATATCATCAACCCAAGACCCACCCAACCCAAGTAGGAAGCAGATATTACTCGGTACTGCAATGGTTcaaatagaacataatggcCAGCGATATTCCGCGAGAGCCCTTATTGATTCAGGATCGGAAGCCACATTTATATCTCGAAGACTTCAGAGAAGCTTGGATATACCCACCCACTCTGTATCAGCCCAAGTGACCGGACTAAACAATGCAGTTTCAGCAACACCAACGAACATCTGTGAAATCACGCTTTGCTCACccttaaacacaaattataagcTATCAGCACAGGCATTTATACTAAATAGCCTAACTGATAATTTACCCTCATACCCTATAGATCCAAAGCAGTGTCTTAAAAATCTTGGATTCACTTTAGCCGACACCCAATTTCACAAACCCAGACCCGTGGATATACTAATCGGCAGTGATATCTATCCAAGTATTTTACTCAATGGAGTAAAGAGGAACATACTAGGTTCACTCTTAGCTCAAGAGACAGAATTCGGATGGATATTGTCCGGACCCATAACCCAACCCTCCCAAAATTCCGCCATAGTATCATTTCACAATAAAGTGAATCCCGAGAGTCTTCTCACACGTTTTTGGGAGGTGGAGGAAATCCCAAAGGAATCCGTAGTTTCCAAATCGGACCAAATTTGTgaggaaattttccaaaaaactaccCGTCGTAATCCAGATGGGCGCTATATAGTAACCCTACCCTTCAAAGAACCCGACAATATTGATATCGGACAATCTAGACATATAGCGTTGGCCCAATTCCTCAGAAATGAAcgagctttacttaaaaaacccgAAGTGAAAGCAGAATACGACAAAGCAATCATGGAATATTTGGAACTCGGACAAATGAAGAAAGTAGAGTATGACCCTTCTGGTAAAGCGACCCAATATTACTTACCACACCACGCGGTCATTAAACCCGACCGTATAACCACGAAATTGCGTGTG